The window CCGCGCAAACAGCGCGACCATGGTGAACAGCCCCGCGAACCACATGGGCGCAAACAGGCCGATCCGCCCGCCGAGCGAGGCCCAGCCGACCAGCGGCAGGATCGCCAGCGGCGCAGCGATCATCATCGGCAGGAAGACCAGCCCCGTCAGGCGGCACAGCGCCATCAGCGGCAGACCATAGCCCGCCAGCCCGTCCCAGCCCTGCGAGGCGCGGTCCCCCGGGAGCCCCTCGGCCGAGACCGCGAGATAGTGCAGCCCCATGCCGCCGGCAAAGAGCGCGAGCAGCGCCGTCAGCGCCCCCGCCTCGGCCCAGCGCCGGGTCACCAGCGCAACGGCCAGCCACAGCAGGACGAAAGGCACCGCCAGTTCGCGCACCGCCAGCGCCATGGCCGCCGCGATCAGCGCGGGCCACCAGCGTTCGGGGCGATAGATCAGCAGCGCCAGCGTCAGCCACAGGCCCGCCCAAAGCTCGTGCACCAGCCCGGCAATCGGCGCCGCCACCGCTGCACCGCCGAGAGTGAGGATCACGATTCCGGCGAGCCGCTCGGGCAGCGACACCAGCGGGCCGAGCCGCAATTGCAGTGCGACAAGGCAGGCCAGCGCCAGCGCCGCCTCGATCAGCCGCACGCCATTGATGCCGATGCTCGCCTGCAGCCAAGCAAGGGTCGGCTGGCGCACCGCGACGAACGGCCGGGTCGGATAATTGTCGCGCCGCTGCTCGTCGAGGGCGGCCCCATAGTAATCCTCGCCCCCGGTCACGCGTGCGGCGATGCGGGCATAGAGCGCGAAATCGCCGTCCTTGAGATCGGAGATGGCCGTGCTGGGCGGTTTGGATGCGAGTTTCGCAGCGACGGGATTGGCGGCGCGTTCAGTCCGGTCAACCTGCACGCTGGCCGCCGCACTCCAGATCATCGCCGCCGCCAGCAGCGCCAGCACGAGGCCCGCCGCCCAGTGCGGCAGGTGTGCGAAGGGCCGCCCGACTGCCTCCCACCGCGCCAGCAGCGAGGGGCCGCCGGTCATCCGATCCAGCCGGCCGCGAGCGCGCCCCAGACAGCGCCGGCGCCCACAGCCACAGCGATGAGATAACCCAGCACGCCGCGCCCCTCGCGCTTGTCGGTGAGGAGCGGAATATGCGGCAGCGGCGGGGCCTCGGGCGCGCCGCCCTTGGGCGGGAACATCTCCTCCACCCGCCGGACAAGACCGGGCAGGCGCAGCAGGGTTTCGGCATCCTGCTTGAGGCGATCCGCCAGCGCGGCTTCCGGCCCCAATTCGTCACGGATCCACTCGCGCACATAGGGGGCTGCGGTGTCCCACATGTTGATGTCGGGATTGAGCTGGGTGGCAATGCCTTCGACCATCACCATGGTCTTTTGCAGCAGCAGCAGGTGCGGCTGGGTCTGCATGTCGAAATCGCGGGTGATCGCGAACAGCCCGTCGAGCATCTGGCCGACGCTCAATTCCTTCACCGGCTTGCCCCGCATCGGCTCGCCCACGGCGCGCAGCGCGGTCGCGAATTCGCCGATCGAATGGTAGGAAGGCACATATTGCGCCTCGAAATGGATTTCGGCGACGCGTTGGTAGTTGCCGGTGGTCAGCCCGTAGAGGATCTCCGCCAGCCACTGGCGCGCACGGCGATCGATCCGGCCCATGATCCCGAAATCGATGGCAACGATGGTGCCATCGTCCTCCACGAACAGGTTGCCCTGATGCATGTCGGCATGGAAGAATCCGGTGCTGATCGCCTGAGTGAGGAAGCTGATCACCAGCTTCTCCGAGATCGCCGCGAGATCATGCCCGCGTGCGCGTAGTTCGTCGACGCGGCTGATCTTGATCCCGTCGATCCACTCGATCGTCATCACGCGGCCATTGGTGCGGTCCCAGTCGACTGCGGGGATGCGGTAGCCCGGCACGCCCGCCATCTGCTCGGCAAGCTCGCTCGCCGAGGCCGCCTCGCGCCGCAGGTCGAGCTCTGAATTGGTCCAGCGCTTGAAATTGGCGATGGTGAGGCGCGGGCGCAGGCGCTCGGCCTCGCCGCCCATCGCCTCGACATGAGCGGCGGCCCATTCATAGGTCTGGATGTCCTGCGCGAACTTTTCGCGGATGCCCGGGCGCAGCACCTTGACCGCGACCTTGCGGCCATCAGTGGTAACCGCCTTGTGGACCTGCGCGATCGAGGCTGCGCCGACAGGCTCAGGGTCGATCTCGGCGAACAGCGCCTCGATCGGCTGGCCAAAGCTGCTCTCGATTACCGCGCGGATCTGGGCGAAGGGCACCGGGGGCAGGCTGTCCTGAAGCGAAAGCAGGTTGTTCGCCGCTTCCTCGCCCACCAGATCGGGGCGGGTGGCGAGCGATTGCCCGAGCTTGATCGCTGCCGGACCGATGGCGCGGAAGGCGCCCGCGTAATCGGGCTTGCCGCGCTTGCCGGTCAGCGTGGCGAGGCGCGCAATGCGCACCAGCTGCCGTACGGCGGCTGGCGCGTTGGGATCATTCTCGATCCCCACCAGTGCGCGGCGGCGAGCCAGCGTCACGCCCCAGCGGGCGAGGCGGAACAAATGCGTTGCGGGCGTGGGCACTGATCTAGATCTTCCACCCCGAATGGATCGCCACCAGCCCGCCCATGATCGGCTCGACCTTGGTATTGGCGAAACCCGCCTGCCGGATCATCTGCTCGAAGGCGGGCATCGGCGGGAACTTGCGGATCGATTCGGCAAGGTAGCGATAGGAATCCGCGTCCCCCGCAATCGCCTGCCCCATGCGCGGCAGGAGGTGCTCGGAATAGATATCGTAGGCCTCCTTGAGGCCCGACCATTCGACCGTCGAGAATTCGAGGCAGAAGAACCGGCCACCGGGGCGCAGCACCCGCAGCGCTTCTTTCAGCGCGCGGTCGATGTGCGTCACGTTCCGGATGCCGAAGGCGATGGTGTAGGCATCAAAGGAGTTGGAGGCAAAGCTCACGCTTTCCGCGTTCTGGCAGGTGAAGACGAGCGCGCCGTCCTCTTCCGCAAAGCCCCGCTCCAGCGCGCGCTCGGCGCCGACATCGAGCATGTCCTGATTGATGTCGGCAACCGTGATGTGGGCGCCGTGCGCCGCCATGCGGAAGGCGATGTCGCCCGTGCCGCCGGCCATGTCGAGGATCTGCTCCCCTTCGCGCGGCTTCACGCGGCGCACGAAGCGGTCCTTCCAAAGCCGGTGCATCCCGCCCGACATGGCATCATTCATGATGTCGTATTTGCGTGCGACGCTGGAGAAGACCTCGCCTACCTTGCGGGTCTTTTCCTGCGGGGTGACCTGCTCGTAGCCGAAGGACACGGTTTCGTCGGTAGTTTCGCTCATGCCGGGTTCCCTAGAGGGAATTGAGCCGGGCGCAAAGGGTGTTAGAGGCACCATCTGTTGCGTCAGTCGCGAGCGAAAGCGAACACAAAACGAAATGCCTGAACTTCCCGAAGTCGAAACCACCGTGCGCGGACTTGCACGCTTTCTCGAAGGCGAGCGGATCACGCGCGTCCAACTGAACCGCGCCGATCTGCGCCGGCCTTTTCCGGCCGATCTGGTGCAGGTTATGACGGGGGCCACCGTCAGCGCGCTCTCGCGGCGGGCGAAATATGGCCTCATGCATCTCGATCGCGGGGCGACGATGATCTTCCATCTCGGCAT is drawn from Erythrobacter sp. and contains these coding sequences:
- the ubiB gene encoding 2-polyprenylphenol 6-hydroxylase, with translation MPTPATHLFRLARWGVTLARRRALVGIENDPNAPAAVRQLVRIARLATLTGKRGKPDYAGAFRAIGPAAIKLGQSLATRPDLVGEEAANNLLSLQDSLPPVPFAQIRAVIESSFGQPIEALFAEIDPEPVGAASIAQVHKAVTTDGRKVAVKVLRPGIREKFAQDIQTYEWAAAHVEAMGGEAERLRPRLTIANFKRWTNSELDLRREAASASELAEQMAGVPGYRIPAVDWDRTNGRVMTIEWIDGIKISRVDELRARGHDLAAISEKLVISFLTQAISTGFFHADMHQGNLFVEDDGTIVAIDFGIMGRIDRRARQWLAEILYGLTTGNYQRVAEIHFEAQYVPSYHSIGEFATALRAVGEPMRGKPVKELSVGQMLDGLFAITRDFDMQTQPHLLLLQKTMVMVEGIATQLNPDINMWDTAAPYVREWIRDELGPEAALADRLKQDAETLLRLPGLVRRVEEMFPPKGGAPEAPPLPHIPLLTDKREGRGVLGYLIAVAVGAGAVWGALAAGWIG
- a CDS encoding class I SAM-dependent methyltransferase, which gives rise to MSETTDETVSFGYEQVTPQEKTRKVGEVFSSVARKYDIMNDAMSGGMHRLWKDRFVRRVKPREGEQILDMAGGTGDIAFRMAAHGAHITVADINQDMLDVGAERALERGFAEEDGALVFTCQNAESVSFASNSFDAYTIAFGIRNVTHIDRALKEALRVLRPGGRFFCLEFSTVEWSGLKEAYDIYSEHLLPRMGQAIAGDADSYRYLAESIRKFPPMPAFEQMIRQAGFANTKVEPIMGGLVAIHSGWKI